The segment CGAATTTGCAGGGATGATGAGAGGAGTTACGATGGGCACATAGCTGGGTCGCTTCACTTTGCGAGCGATACTTTTCTTGATAAAATACCCAGTCTTATTCAGGCTGCTAATGGCAAAGATACCCTTGTTTTCCATTGTGCTCTTAGCCAGGTTTGAATCTTGTTTAGTACTTCTTTTTACTCACTTTTTGATGTTTGCATATCTATTTTCTATTTCCTTAATTGGGTATCTCTGTTTTTGGTTAAAGATTCTATAGTTTGCTGCACAGATTCCTTTTGGGTGTTTTGTTTATCTGCTGTTAATGCAATTCTTTGTGAAGCTGCCCTGGACTAATCTTGTTTCCTAATCTGTTGGACTGGGTTAGAGTCCCACATTAGGGTGTAAATGGTTTAGTGATCTGTTTATATGGATTTGACAATCATTCCCTCTTGACCTATATTTTGAGATTGGGTTAGGGTGTCATATCTTTACATGATATCAGGGTCAAGTCCGTCCATGTATGAGTTTGGTATTAAGGGGTTTGTTAGAGTAAGTTAGCGTCCCACGTTAGTTGGATAATGTACCGGTGATCCTCCCCacttgagctagcttttgggttgagttaggcttttgaattttgaattattcaaAGCTATGGGAGTGAAGATTTTGTACGATTTCAACTGCTTCTCTGAAATATTAGGTAGTGTACGTAGTCCTAAAATTAGTTATAGTGCCTGTAGGAGATCCGAGGTTCAGTTAACATGTAATATGCCAGAAATTTCTGGACTCCCTAAGTAAATTCTTAGACTAAAAGTAATCATGCCACTGGTATCTTTGTCTCTTTGCTGAAAGCACATTATGCCTTAGTATAAACCTTCAAAGCTTGGTTTTGTTCTGGAATTGCTCTGGAGTAACAAGCTTTGAGTCCTCACAAGTCACAAATATCACAACTTTTTCCCCCTAAACACCAAATGGTGGTATTAGGGCTATCGGCTTTTATGGGATTCAAAGTTTTGGTTCCTGAAGTTACCTTCTCAATCCAATCTTTGACTGTTCAGATTAATTTACTTACATGTTTGGCATAGGCTTACAGTTTCCGTCCATGAGTTTTACCTACCACCAAAAGCTTTTACTCTTTGGTTAATAGCAAATTAAGGATATATTGTCGTCCAACTTCGGATGTTCACTAGACAGTCATTATATTATACATAGTTCCGCATGTTTGGAATATTCAGGAACAAATAGCAGCATTTTTCTCTTTGTAAAAGCTTGAGAGGTACTTCTGCTGCACAATGTTTTAATGTCATTTGGTGGGTACAACTTCTGATACGAATATAGCTCTGTCCTTTACCATTTAACCTTTAACTAAAACGTGTTGGCgggtttttttttctccttccaATAACATTCTATATTGAGGTATATTCCTTAATCAGATCTGGAGGATCATTCGAAATTCAGAAGGATTGTGTGGGTGACATTGTTGGGTCATATGTAAAGTTTTGATAAAAAAGTTGATCAAACTTTATTTAGTGGTCTCTTTGGAATGTATATCCATTTCGATAAAGGAGAAGATGAAGAATCTCCAGCTTTTTATGCTAGCATTGGTGGATATGTCATTTGTATCATAAGTTTGCTATATATGTCAATCTCATGGATGAAGCAACGACTAAAAGTTCAATGAATAAAGTATATAGAAAGATTAGGGTAGACAGTTAGACTAGAGAGGTAGAGAAAGGCAAAGCAATATCCTAGGTAGTGATTATCAGAAGCATGAAGTTGTAATTTGCAGAGCTGCTAGTCTGGAGTAAACCTGGAAAGACAACTGATAGCTGGTGGTTTCAACTTGTAATTACAACAAATAAGTCTAGAAATAGGAGGTAAGGTTTTAAAATAAGGTTTTCCTTTCTCAAAAGTGTGAGAAATAGCAATAGTTTAAACCCCAAAGGGTCATGTTATGTTAATTCTTGCTTTGGTTTTTGAAATTGCACTTGTGACCCTATTCTAAGTGTAGTGCAAAGGAAGTGCTAactgagagagagagagagagagagagagagagagagtataCTCGTAGACTACATTAAAGGTATATTGGTGTACAGCATGGTCTAGAAATTAAACAGAGAATGGAGAAGATGATGAAATGGAGAAGAGGAGAGAAACAGATCAATTTTCAGCCTACAGAAAGTCTATGTCCAAAGTTTTGAGATTAAATTAGTGAAAATATAAGGGTGGAAACATGTAGAGCCGAGGACCATTTATCTCACATCAGCTGGACATAATCtcatatgtacacacacacaaatacaGCTGTGAAGGAGCATGTCCTATGCACACTCAAgaatataattagttatttttgctaGTACATAGACAAATAAAGAATGGAAGGGTGTAAATACTGTATTTCCATTcctcatttatttttatgtatagaaCTTGTATAAAACAGCTACAGTGGATAGAAATAGACACAGaaaattttctccaaaatctCTCCTCTTCTAATTTCCTTTAAGGTATAATACTTTACATTGCCAGTTTAATAATACATTACAGATTTACCTCTCCTGTGTTGGTTTGTGaactattgcataggagcgagGGTTTACCCTGTGCTCAACTATagggtagcggctgcgggtttcccttgttatcaataaaataataatacattacAGACATGGATTTTTTCAAAGATCGAACGAGCAAAAATGTCTAATGTTGTCTAGAGGTATAGAATGATTATGTTATAACTTAGTTAACTCAAATTCTAACTTTTGTAGTAGTTATGAATATTTCTCATACTTGATTTTCTCTCATAGTGCAAATAGTAGCACTTCCTTTCGgcttaaatttatattaagcTAATAATTACAAATAGTTACTTTTCTCTTCAACATCATCTCTTTTTTTGAGAATGGTAACTTGATATTACATCATCTTCAAAAACTATTCATTTAACGTGTTGAATTGTGTCGTGCAAGAAGAGAATACTACCTCCTATCCACGTCTCTTGTTTTCACATATGAATTAACTTATTGAGTTGTGAATGACTATTTTCTAGGTTCGAGGACCAAAATGTGCAAGGAGGCTTGCAGAATATCTAGCTGAATCGAAAGATGATGTGGGAATAAAAAACATTATGGTATTAGAGCGTGGTTTTAATGGATGGGAATCCTCTGGTAGACCAGTTTGTCGTTGCGCTGAGGTCTACTGCAAGGGTCACACTGAACCAGCAtagctatataaaaaaaaagacagaTAAACCATGCTAAAGAAGAGGGGATATATTGTACCCTGATATATAGTTCGACTGATTGTAATATTGTCTTATAAAAGGATTCTATGGAGTTATGATCTGAGAGGCAACAAGTGGCTGTTTGGCTGCTCATACATGTATTGCTCatcattttgaaaagaaaacaaaccatgttattttcaatttttatgccaTTTTTTAACTTACTATgttgaaataatttgaatttcctTACTCGTATTTCTTGCTCCTCGGAAATCTCACTTGTGAAATTTTACTGAGTATGTTATTTCTTGCTCCCTTGTGTCGTATATGCCATCTTTGTTATATTCTGCCTAAATTTGTGTGATTTGTACGCGTTTGGTCGtgatcttatttttgtttttttgggagTTGTTTGGccataaaagaaattatttatattgaacattataaatcacaataattaacaatgtataatatttcaaaaaatatataaaaatttattcaactttCGGAATATCATTTGTACAACataaattgaattataaaatGACTTAATATTGAAACCATGCGAACACAAACTCCTATATTTACTTCACTGTGGAAAGTGAGATTCTTTTATGAGTAAACCTCTAATTTAGAATGACATTTTGGATAATATTTCTAAATTAGGATCTCATTTTTGtctaattttaaatatacacaATAAAGTCATTCATTTACGATAAATATAgaaatgttttatttatataactAGATAGAGGTGGCCCGTGCTTGCACGGGCCCAACGTTGAAACATTTTTGTTAGTTGgatctaaatatataaaaatgtataagCCGGCTAAATGTACATATGGAGATACATAGATATATAGAGATCGTTAGATATTGTAAATAAGTTGGCAATTGTTTAGTTTGTTTTTCTGGCTgtattatttagatatttacaTCCTATTATATTTACATAGTTCTGCCTTTTGGCTGCTTTTCAGAGTTGGGCAGCTCCACATAAAAATAACCTGTGAAATAAGAGgaaaaatgaattaagaatGGATATAATATAGTAAATGTGGATCACTGGATCAACAATCTAAAATTTGTTAGTGAATGGTGTATTTCAGAATTAAAGACAACATGTAAGATCAAAATATAGTGTAATCATTTTGGATTGTACTTGAGAATTTTGAAGAAGTAGACAACAAAAGTTTACGCCATCAACATCAGAAGAGCCATCAACATTTGAAGGTATCAATTGTTGGAGAAATAGAATGACAAATGAATGTAGTTTGGTTAATTAGAGTTAGATCAGGATTCTAATTAACAAAATGAATGTGTATTTGCGTTCGTGGCAGTATGAATCAAGTAAAAATAAGTTGTGAAGAGAATACCTTTCAGTCTTCCTTCATCATGATCTGGTACAGCTTGCATTTGCTGCTTTCTAGAGTTGCTGATGCAGTGAATGACAATAGGTGATTTCTATCAGTATTGGTCTTGCCTCTTCCGTGCAGCTGCTGACCAAGTATATGGTGATTCTGAAGCTTATGATTTGATCAGGCGGATGTGCATCGACTACATGGTAATTTTTGTGCAGAACACACTGTATACATGCGATTTTATTTGTTGACTTCCTTTTCTTCTATGGTAGGTTAAGAGTTTTGTTCACTTAATTTTGgtttcatttagaaatagatgAAGCTATCCTCTTGGTTTTACATTAGAGGGTCACCGGTTTAATTGGGTCTCTGCTTGTTgatttttaattgtaaaatgTGGGTGACAATGGCTTGGTACAATTGAGGATAGAAAGAGTGCACTGACAGAACAAAGCATCTACCATAATCAAATACACGTGTTAATTTGAGAGCCAGATTGGTTTCCTATATGTCTATATGTAGTAGGTTCTTGGCATGCTGAGATGTCCTATtttgcatatcttttttatcTGAACTGAAGTAACTTCCTAGTGGAATCCTATAAGGTCTTGATGCTGctgaatattttattcttaacttGACAAAAGATAGAAATTCCAAAATCATTGCGAAACAATTCATAAAGTTCTCAGCAGCCACAATTTCTTGAAAACTAAGGCAAGACAGCAGCAATAATCAATCAAACTATCATTGATGGACCCACTACTTCTAGAGCATTAGCAATATCAGATAACGAAAATCCCATTCCAACCAATCCAGCAACAACTTGGTCTGGGTCCATACTGTGATAATAGTTGTTTCAAGACGATGCAGCAAAGATCAAAGAGTGCACATACACACAAAAGTCAGAGTCTCCAGATTGacatacaattaaacatatttaGAACTTCAGAACATTAACTATTTTGGGGGACTTACAAACACAAAACTAATTTTTAAGGTTGGATAGTGTACCTCTAACTTCGATCACGAATTGAATAATAAGAACAATTCCATGGTCAGAAAGTGTTTCAGTTTTCCTGATCCAATGCAGCAATCACTTAAAAATAACAGTGATAATCAAGAAttgaattttcttcttcttttttttttttaatcaagaaTTGAAACATAGAAGTTCTCCCAATATTTAGATAGTTACCCGAGAAGTTTACCTTTTCCGACAACATTTGTTCTGAATATCATCTATCTGATCATGTAAATACAATCAAACAAATTGAGAACTTCTGGACAAAGGAAAAGGATCCCGCTTCAACTACATTGACTGTTTTTGAGGTTGGAAAGTATTTCAGTTTTCTAGATTCAATGCTGCAACTTTGAAAATAACACTACAAAGCTAATAATTCACTATCTTCAATCAATAATCGaattaacaagaaaaaattcaaggttGGAAAGTGAACTGCTAATCTTATAATTCTCCAACTTCAATCAAGAATTGaattaacaataaaatttcAAGGTTGGAAAGTCTAGTGATAATCTAATAAGTATCTTATTTCAATCAAGAATTGAATTAACAAGAATTCACAAGAAGTATGTTTCTTTCCAATCTAAACCTCAAAAAAGACACCAAAAGAACAATCTTTGATGACTGTAGCTTAACTTTCCCCACCAACACACAACTAACAACGTTTCGATTCCCTCAAATCCATTAAAAGTATGTTTTTTTCAACCTGaacttcaatacacaccaaaagTACAATCTTTGATATACTGTTGCTTATTCCCTTCCTCATTAACAAACACCCAACCTTCAAGACCCACAAAAGTACTCTTTCATCATGAGATTTTTGCTTGGGCAATTCAAACTAGTGGTTTCTTAATGAGACTCCTAGCTTAAGcttaatttagattgaaaacAAAACCGAgttcaatattatatattataatagtaATGGTTTCAAAGTAGACAAATGATATCAAAAATAGATAGGTTTAAACTCCTCTTTCGACGAATAAAGAATGGATAGTGGtccaataaaataaaagcaTCTACGTCAATTCATACCCATTAGACTTTCATTCAATTAACAATTTCAAAGTATCATAAAAGGTTCCATAACGCGATCTCTTTGCGAAAAAATCAGGAAGCATCCCCCGTTCTGCCATTCCCAAAAGCTGATATGAGTCACCACTCATCTCAGCTAAAAACATTCCCATATTTGACACAGCCGAAGCCCCTTGAACCCACAATCTTAACCATACTCCTCCAATGATCTTAGCAATATCCGAGAAATAACCATCACTCCAAAGATCACGATGCAACGGAACAGCTCCCGTGCCAAATAAAAGAGGGAAAAAGTAACCAGAGACAActaaaggatttttttttctttttaattaggTAAAATAAAACTGAAGGTAGTATTTACAGCTTCAGAGGGTCGACTACTAATAAGACACAAACagaattaatatttttgctcCATGATTTTAACCTTCAGTCACTTCAATTAATCAAGTCATTCTCCAAAGGTAGATAAAGCTAATGCACGGTTCAATAGACATACCTGCAATTGAATTCTGAAAGGGAATATAGCTTCAAACACGAGAAGTTTCGATTTTGTATGATCCCCTACGCAAAAGCTACATCAAcaacaaattcaaataataattttctaaaaaactatAAAGACAGTGAGATCAAAGTTCATCAACTGAGAATAAAAAGCTAGCaacttaatttcaaatttaGCCAAGAAAACAGAGATTCAGAGCAAAATAATAGCAAATATAATCCATGGCAATATGAGTAAGGGTTTCAactaaaagaaagaatgagaagaTAGTCCAAGCACATAATAACGATTACAACTACAAGAAGGAATAAACAACCATCAAAGTTTTGGGGAAATTCAAATATTAGAGGAAACAATTAGAAAGTAACCTTACCTGAGATCAAAGTAGAGAATGATGAAGTGAGAAAGTTGAAAGAACAAGTAAATGATGTGTCAATTGAAGATATCTCTTTGGAAGACACCAGCattaaaaagactaaaataccctcaaatttgaattaaaagacATCAAGCACACTAGCTTTTTCTATATAAGTAGTAAAGTAAAGTAAAATAgacaaaaatcatttaaaaaaatatataatgactGTACAATATAGTTTTGCCAAAGTTACAGAAAACATACACTAACGATGTAATATAACTTGTGAAAAGTCGTAGAAAATATACACGGCCTATAAATAAAGCTTATATATACCTAAACTATACACTAACTATATATTATGATACACTTCAAAAAACGAAATACAACTTAATTATAAGTATAAACTGTACATAAATATACATAACTGTTCAATATCGATCAACTCAAAATTACCTTTATCAGTCAActcaaaattacttttaaaaggTTACAAAAATTcagatataaaattttctaaatatgtTAATTCTTTGAATATATAATTCACCATGTTTTTTGGTAAGTAGAGCCGTCAAAATGGTATTGACCCGCAAGGTCGATCCAACCCAACCCTTGAAATAAGTGGGGTTGGACTTAATATTTTTAACCCATTTACGACAAGACTTTTTAGCCCGCCTCATTTGGCCCATTGGCCTCGTAGGCCCAACCCGCAAGCCTCAGAGGCCAGCCAGAggtagtaattttttaaaaaatatttttatatatatttttaatattgttttatttgtaaagattttatgaataaatatttcgaaaaataaaaaatcaagtatTTTGCAATATCATCTTGTATGGTGAATTGTAGATGAAGATgaatttcttaaagaaataaTATCACATATTGATTCAAATGTGATCGACAGTGAAAGTAGAAGTGGAGTTGTGAAACATTAATTAATGATTCatgaaatatttagaaattcAGATTTGTTAAGTATTTAGGTTGTCTTGTGTTGCTGGATATCTTTTAAGCCAGCTAATTTTTTGTGAGAGAAATGATGGAATGATCAACATTTATCCGCTAAATCTTACGTTggctattatatatttttgtaaatattcaCCAAAGTGTGTTATTCGtaaatgtatttttgtaagtatCCACCAAAGTgtgatttataaataaatttttgtacGAATTGATGTCGTATTCATAGACATCAACATTCTATATTCTTTCTAAGAGAACAatatattgttcattttttgAATGAAGGGTCAACCCGTCCCAACTGGTGAACCGATAAGGACTGGATTGGACTGCTATTTTATTGACCCTTTAATTAAAAGGGCCAGATTGCCTCGCTTAGGACTGAATTGAACAGCTACTTTATTGACCCTTTAATTAAAAGGAACAGATTGCTCCAATCCATTTAACTCACTAGCTTGTTAgcattgaattaaattaaactGGATCAGCTTATTTTAACAGCTTATAAGTTAAATAACAGTAGCATAAAGATATTGGtcgtatataaataaataacacaacaataataacaatagcgTTATCTTCTTCAATAATATCTCAGCCCTTCGTTTTTCCCTCCATGAACAGCGCTTGCAATAACCCCCTTCTCTCTTCTTCCTTCCTTCACCAACCTCTCAAATCTTCAAGATTCCCAAATGTATCCATTTTCTTCCCCATTATTTCAAACCCCATTACCCCAAATCGCTGTATTCCCATAAAAACAACCATTAAGGGATCTATGGAGTCCAGGAATCCCACAAAGGGAAGAAGCACTAGTCCAAGAAAATTCAAACCCAGATATGGAACTTCAAGAAGATCAACTATCAAGAAAAGTCTTAGTCAAGAACAAGTTAATTTTACTAAACCCATCCCTGATGACCCTGTAGTTGGGATTATTGGTGGTGGAATGTCTGGCCTTACTTGTGCTCTTTATTTGGAGAAAAGAGGCATTCGTTCAACCGTTTTCGACACGGTTGGTTATtctttt is part of the Solanum lycopersicum chromosome 1, SLM_r2.1 genome and harbors:
- the LOC101257112 gene encoding dual specificity phosphatase Cdc25; this translates as MFSCFWRNLTSQRQEEPMARSISYITGSQLLSLKRRPNIAIVDVRDDERSYDGHIAGSLHFASDTFLDKIPSLIQAANGKDTLVFHCALSQVRGPKCARRLAEYLAESKDDVGIKNIMVLERGFNGWESSGRPVCRCAEVYCKGHTEPA